The Pseudomonas fluorescens genome includes a window with the following:
- a CDS encoding CTP synthase: MTRYIFVTGGVVSSLGKGIASASLAAILEARGLKVTMLKLDPYINVDPGTMSPFQHGEVFVTHDGAETDLDLGHYERFIRTTMTQNNNFTTGRVYEHVLRKERRGDYLGATIQVIPHITDEIKRRIIKGAGDADVAMVEIGGTVGDIESQPFLEAIRQLRFEIGAKRAMLMHLTLVPYIATAGETKTKPTQHSVKELRSIGLQPDVLICRSDHPIDISSRRKIAQFTNVEERAVIGLEDADTIYKIPGILHSQGLDDFVVERFGLQCASADLSEWEAVVDAKLNPEHEVTIAMVGKYMELLDAYKSLIEAMSHAGISNRTKVNLRYIDSEDIENQGTGLLEGADAILVPGGFGLRGVEGKITAVQYARENKVPYLGICLGMQVAVIEFARNVLGWKDANSTEFDRASGHPVVGLITEWEDATGAVEVRTESSDLGGTMRLGAQECLLEAGSKVHDCYAKDVIVERHRHRYEVNNNLLPQLIEAGLKISGRSGDGALVEVVEAPDHPWFVACQFHPEFTSTPRDGHPLFSGFVKAALAQHQKKA; this comes from the coding sequence ATGACGCGCTACATATTCGTCACGGGCGGTGTTGTTTCTTCATTGGGGAAAGGCATTGCCTCGGCTTCATTGGCGGCCATCCTGGAGGCGCGGGGACTTAAGGTCACCATGCTCAAGCTGGACCCGTACATCAACGTCGACCCGGGCACCATGAGCCCGTTCCAGCACGGTGAAGTGTTCGTCACCCACGACGGCGCCGAGACCGACCTGGACCTGGGCCACTACGAGCGGTTCATCCGCACCACCATGACCCAGAACAACAACTTCACCACCGGCCGTGTCTACGAGCACGTGCTGCGCAAGGAGCGTCGTGGTGACTACCTGGGCGCGACCATCCAGGTCATCCCGCACATCACCGACGAAATCAAGCGCCGCATCATCAAGGGTGCCGGCGATGCCGACGTGGCGATGGTCGAGATCGGTGGTACCGTGGGCGACATCGAGTCCCAGCCGTTCCTCGAAGCCATCCGCCAGTTGCGTTTTGAAATCGGCGCCAAGCGCGCGATGCTGATGCACCTGACCCTGGTCCCGTACATCGCCACCGCTGGCGAAACCAAGACCAAGCCGACCCAGCACTCGGTCAAGGAACTGCGTTCCATCGGCCTGCAGCCGGACGTGCTGATCTGCCGCTCCGATCACCCGATCGACATCTCTTCGCGTCGCAAGATCGCCCAGTTCACCAACGTTGAAGAGCGTGCGGTCATCGGTCTGGAAGACGCCGACACCATCTACAAGATTCCGGGCATCCTGCACTCCCAGGGCCTGGACGACTTCGTCGTCGAGCGCTTCGGCCTGCAATGCGCCAGTGCCGATCTGTCCGAGTGGGAAGCCGTGGTCGATGCCAAGCTCAACCCGGAGCACGAAGTCACCATCGCCATGGTCGGCAAGTACATGGAACTGCTGGACGCCTACAAGTCGCTGATCGAGGCGATGAGTCACGCCGGCATCAGCAACCGTACCAAGGTCAACCTGCGCTACATCGATTCCGAAGACATCGAGAACCAGGGCACCGGCCTGCTCGAAGGCGCCGATGCGATCCTCGTGCCGGGCGGCTTCGGCCTGCGGGGCGTGGAAGGCAAGATCACTGCCGTGCAATACGCTCGCGAAAACAAGGTGCCCTACCTGGGTATCTGCCTGGGCATGCAAGTGGCGGTCATCGAGTTCGCCCGTAACGTGTTGGGCTGGAAAGATGCCAACTCCACCGAGTTCGATCGTGCCAGCGGCCATCCGGTCGTGGGCCTGATCACCGAGTGGGAAGATGCTACCGGTGCCGTGGAAGTGCGTACCGAAAGTTCGGACCTGGGCGGCACTATGCGTCTCGGTGCCCAGGAATGCCTGCTGGAAGCCGGCTCCAAGGTGCACGATTGCTACGCCAAGGATGTGATCGTCGAGCGTCACCGTCATCGCTACGAAGTGAACAACAACCTGTTGCCACAGTTGATCGAAGCCGGCCTGAAAATCTCCGGTCGTTCCGGTGACGGCGCGCTGGTCGAAGTGGTCGAGGCTCCGGATCACCCATGGTTCGTCGCCTGCCAGTTCCACCCCGAGTTCACCTCGACACCACGGGACGGTCATCCGTTGTTCAGCGGTTTCGTGAAAGCCGCTTTGGCTCAACACCAGAAAAAGGCATAA
- the lpxA gene encoding acyl-ACP--UDP-N-acetylglucosamine O-acyltransferase encodes MSLIDPRAIIDPTAVLAADVEVGPWSIVGAGVEIGEGTVIGPHVILKGPTRIGRHNRIYQFSSVGEDTPDLKYKGEETRLVIGDHNVIREGVTIHRGTVQDRSETTLGDHNLIMAYAHIGHDSVIGNHCILVNNTALAGHVHVDDWAILSGFTLVHQYCHIGAHSFSGMGTAIGKDVPAYVTVFGNPAEARSMNFEGMRRRGFSEEAITALRRAYKVVYRQGLTVEQALAELAEASAQHPEVAIFRDSIQSSTRGITR; translated from the coding sequence ATGAGTTTGATTGACCCTCGCGCAATCATCGACCCGACGGCCGTTTTGGCCGCCGATGTCGAGGTCGGCCCGTGGTCGATTGTCGGCGCAGGTGTGGAAATCGGCGAGGGTACGGTGATCGGTCCCCACGTAATTCTCAAGGGACCGACCCGGATTGGTCGGCACAATCGCATCTACCAGTTCTCTTCGGTAGGCGAGGACACGCCCGATCTCAAGTACAAAGGTGAAGAAACCCGTCTGGTCATCGGCGATCACAACGTGATCCGCGAAGGTGTGACGATTCACCGTGGCACCGTTCAGGATCGTTCCGAAACGACCCTGGGCGACCATAACCTGATCATGGCCTATGCGCACATCGGCCATGACAGCGTGATTGGCAACCATTGCATCCTGGTCAACAACACCGCCCTGGCCGGCCATGTGCACGTGGACGATTGGGCGATCCTGTCCGGGTTCACCCTGGTGCACCAGTATTGCCATATCGGCGCCCACAGTTTCTCTGGCATGGGCACTGCCATCGGCAAGGACGTCCCGGCCTATGTCACGGTGTTCGGCAACCCGGCCGAAGCCCGCAGCATGAACTTCGAAGGCATGCGTCGTCGCGGTTTCAGCGAAGAGGCGATCACGGCACTGCGTCGCGCCTACAAGGTCGTGTATCGCCAGGGCCTGACGGTCGAACAGGCACTTGCCGAACTGGCCGAGGCTTCAGCGCAACACCCGGAAGTGGCGATCTTCCGCGATTCCATACAGTCTTCGACCCGCGGCATCACTCGCTGA
- the dnaE gene encoding DNA polymerase III subunit alpha, with amino-acid sequence MPASFVHLRLHTEYSLVDGLVRIKPLVKTLVGMNMPAVAVTDQNNMCSLVKFYKAAMGAGIKPICGADLWLSNKDPDAPLSRISLLVMNAVGYRNLTELISRGFIDGQRNGSIIIEREWVAEASEGLIMLSAAKEGEIGLALLSGNAEEAEVLARDWMAVFPDRFYIEVQRTNRPNDEEHLHAAVALADKIGAPLVATNDVRFIKQEDFEAHETRVCIGEGRALDDPRRPKNYSDQQYLKSAEEMAELFSDLPEALENTVEIAKRCNIEVKLGKHFLPNFPIPDGMTIDEYFRKVSFDGLEERLSVLLPKDTTEDYEAKRQVYVDRLNFELDIIIQMGFPGYFLIVMDFIQWAKNNGVPVGPGRGSGAGSLVAYVQKITDLDPLEYDLLFERFLNPERVSMPDFDVDFCMDGRDRVIDYVAEKYGRNAVSQIITFGSMAAKAVVRDVARVQGKSYGLADRLSKMIPFEVGMTLEKAYEQEEILRDFIKVDEEAAEIWEMARKLEGVVRNVGKHAGGVVIAPTKLTDFSPIYCDEEGDGLVTQFDKDDVEAAGLVKFDFLGLRTLTIIDWALKTINRDRAKVGEEPLDIAFIPLDDKPTYNLLQKAETTAVFQLESRGMKELIKKLKPDCLEDLIALVALFRPGPLQSGMVDDFINRKHGRAELAYPHSDYQYEGLKPVLAPTYGIILYQEQVMQIAQVMAGYTLGGADMLRRAMGKKKPEEMAKQRGGFIEGCATNGIDPDLAGNIFDLVEKFAGYGFNKSHSAAYGLVSYQTAWLKAHYPAPFMAAVLSADMHNTDKVVTLIEEVRTMKLRLDAPDVNASEFKFTVNDEGRIIYGLGAIKGVGEGPVEAITEARQDGPFKDLFDFCARVDLKRINKRTLDGLIRSGALDRLGPYFQDEPKAYQANIDRNRAVLLAAMEEAIKAAEQTARTHDSGHADLFGGLFVEEDADVYGNHRKAKELTLKERLKGEKDTLGLYLTGHPIDEYEGEIRRFARQRIIDLKPARDTQTVAGMIIALRVMKNKKGDKMGFITLDDRSGRIEASLFADAFHSAQSLLQTDAMVVVEGEVSNDDFSGGLRLRVKRVMSMEDARTNLAESLRLKLQTQDLKGDQLRWLGELFKRHRGACPITMEYVRPDAKAVLQFGEGWRIDPADALIQALRDQFGKDNVFLQYR; translated from the coding sequence ATGCCGGCTTCATTCGTTCATCTACGCCTGCACACTGAATACTCCCTGGTCGACGGCCTGGTGCGGATCAAGCCATTGGTCAAGACCCTGGTGGGCATGAACATGCCTGCCGTAGCGGTCACCGACCAGAACAACATGTGTTCGCTGGTCAAATTCTACAAGGCCGCCATGGGCGCTGGGATCAAGCCGATCTGCGGTGCCGACCTGTGGCTGTCGAACAAGGACCCGGACGCGCCGTTGAGTCGCATCAGCCTGCTGGTGATGAATGCCGTGGGTTACCGCAACCTGACCGAGCTGATTTCTCGCGGCTTTATCGACGGCCAGCGCAATGGCTCGATCATCATCGAGCGCGAGTGGGTGGCTGAAGCCAGCGAAGGGCTGATCATGCTGTCGGCGGCCAAGGAGGGTGAAATCGGCCTGGCCCTGCTCAGTGGCAACGCCGAAGAGGCTGAAGTCCTGGCGCGCGACTGGATGGCGGTGTTTCCCGATCGCTTCTACATCGAAGTGCAGCGCACCAATCGCCCCAACGACGAAGAACACCTGCACGCTGCCGTGGCCCTGGCCGACAAGATAGGCGCGCCACTGGTGGCGACCAACGACGTGCGCTTCATCAAGCAGGAGGATTTCGAGGCCCACGAAACCCGTGTCTGCATTGGTGAGGGCCGCGCCCTTGATGATCCGCGCCGTCCGAAGAACTACAGCGACCAGCAATACCTCAAAAGCGCCGAGGAAATGGCCGAGTTGTTCAGCGATCTGCCGGAGGCGCTGGAAAACACCGTCGAGATCGCCAAGCGCTGCAACATCGAAGTGAAGCTGGGCAAGCACTTCCTGCCCAACTTCCCGATCCCCGATGGCATGACCATCGACGAGTATTTCCGCAAGGTGTCCTTCGATGGTCTTGAGGAGCGCCTCAGCGTCCTGCTGCCCAAGGACACCACCGAAGATTACGAAGCCAAGCGCCAGGTCTATGTCGATCGGTTGAATTTCGAGCTGGATATCATCATCCAGATGGGCTTTCCCGGTTACTTCCTGATCGTGATGGACTTTATCCAGTGGGCCAAGAACAACGGCGTGCCGGTGGGTCCTGGCCGTGGATCGGGTGCCGGGTCGCTGGTGGCCTATGTGCAGAAGATCACCGACCTCGATCCGCTGGAATATGACCTGCTGTTCGAACGTTTCCTCAACCCGGAACGGGTCTCCATGCCCGACTTCGACGTCGACTTCTGCATGGACGGTCGTGACCGGGTGATCGACTACGTGGCCGAGAAGTACGGTCGCAACGCCGTGAGCCAGATCATCACCTTCGGTTCCATGGCCGCCAAGGCCGTGGTGCGCGATGTGGCGCGGGTACAGGGCAAGTCCTACGGCCTGGCGGATCGTCTGTCGAAGATGATTCCGTTCGAAGTCGGCATGACGCTGGAAAAAGCCTACGAGCAGGAAGAAATCCTGCGGGACTTCATCAAGGTCGATGAAGAAGCCGCGGAAATCTGGGAAATGGCCCGCAAGCTCGAAGGCGTGGTGCGTAACGTTGGCAAGCACGCCGGTGGCGTGGTCATCGCGCCGACCAAACTGACCGACTTCTCGCCGATTTATTGCGATGAAGAAGGCGACGGCCTGGTGACCCAGTTCGACAAGGACGACGTCGAGGCGGCTGGCCTGGTGAAGTTCGACTTCCTCGGCCTGCGCACCCTGACCATCATCGACTGGGCGCTGAAAACCATCAACCGTGACCGGGCCAAGGTCGGCGAAGAACCGCTGGACATTGCCTTCATCCCGCTCGATGACAAGCCGACCTACAACCTGCTGCAAAAAGCCGAAACCACAGCGGTGTTCCAACTTGAATCCCGGGGCATGAAGGAGCTGATCAAAAAGCTCAAGCCCGACTGCCTGGAAGACCTGATCGCACTGGTGGCCCTGTTCCGTCCGGGCCCGCTGCAATCGGGCATGGTGGATGACTTCATCAACCGTAAGCACGGTCGCGCCGAGCTGGCGTACCCACACTCGGACTATCAGTACGAAGGCTTGAAACCGGTGCTGGCGCCGACCTACGGCATCATCCTGTACCAGGAACAGGTGATGCAGATTGCCCAGGTCATGGCCGGTTATACCCTTGGCGGCGCGGACATGCTGCGTCGGGCGATGGGTAAGAAAAAGCCCGAGGAAATGGCCAAGCAACGCGGCGGTTTCATTGAGGGGTGCGCCACCAACGGCATCGACCCTGACCTGGCCGGTAACATTTTCGACCTGGTGGAAAAGTTCGCCGGCTACGGCTTCAACAAATCCCACTCCGCCGCCTATGGCCTGGTGTCGTACCAGACCGCGTGGCTGAAGGCGCACTACCCGGCGCCATTCATGGCCGCGGTGCTGTCGGCGGATATGCACAACACCGACAAGGTCGTGACCTTGATCGAAGAAGTGCGGACCATGAAACTGCGCCTCGACGCACCGGACGTGAACGCTTCGGAGTTCAAGTTCACGGTGAACGACGAAGGCCGCATCATTTACGGCCTGGGCGCGATCAAGGGCGTGGGCGAGGGGCCGGTGGAAGCCATCACCGAAGCGCGCCAGGACGGGCCGTTCAAGGATCTGTTCGATTTCTGCGCCCGGGTCGACCTCAAGCGCATCAACAAGCGCACCCTCGACGGCTTGATCCGCAGTGGCGCCCTGGACCGCCTGGGGCCTTATTTCCAGGATGAGCCCAAGGCCTACCAGGCCAACATCGACCGCAACCGCGCGGTGTTGCTGGCGGCAATGGAGGAGGCGATCAAGGCCGCCGAACAGACTGCCCGCACCCATGACAGCGGCCATGCCGACCTGTTTGGCGGGCTGTTCGTCGAAGAAGACGCCGATGTCTACGGCAATCATCGCAAGGCCAAGGAGCTGACCCTCAAGGAACGCCTCAAGGGTGAGAAAGACACCCTGGGCCTGTACCTCACCGGGCACCCGATCGACGAATACGAAGGCGAGATCCGCCGCTTCGCCCGTCAGCGCATCATCGACCTCAAGCCGGCGCGCGATACGCAAACCGTCGCCGGCATGATCATCGCCCTGCGGGTGATGAAGAACAAAAAGGGCGACAAGATGGGTTTCATCACCCTCGACGACCGCTCCGGGCGCATCGAGGCGTCACTTTTCGCCGATGCGTTCCATTCGGCGCAGTCGCTGTTGCAGACCGACGCGATGGTGGTGGTGGAAGGCGAGGTCAGCAACGATGACTTTTCCGGTGGCCTGCGGCTGCGGGTCAAGCGGGTGATGAGCATGGAAGATGCCCGTACCAACCTGGCTGAAAGCCTGCGCCTGAAGTTGCAGACCCAGGATCTCAAGGGCGATCAGCTACGCTGGTTGGGCGAATTGTTCAAGCGCCATCGCGGTGCTTGTCCGATCACCATGGAGTACGTACGCCCCGATGCCAAGGCTGTGTTGCAGTTCGGCGAAGGCTGGCGGATCGATCCGGCGGATGCGTTGATTCAAGCCTTGCGTGACCAGTTCGGCAAAGACAACGTCTTCCTCCAATACCGTTGA
- the tilS gene encoding tRNA lysidine(34) synthetase TilS yields MNHSTDLPTRLLTQLSPWRNAANWRIAFSGGLDSTVLLHLLVTLSQRQPLPPLSALHVHHGLQAVAEAWPDHCRSVCAALGVPLDVVAVQVRPGPSVERAAREARYAAFVAAIHRNEVLLTAQHRDDQAETLLFRLLRGAGVKGLAAMPAQRPLGQGHLLRPLLDVPRAELEAYARQHGLSWIEDPSNDDHRYARNYLRQRVFPVLAKQWPQASTTLARSAAHMGEAQGLLDDLAQIDLAQAATPGAFDWLGLQSLALAPLRALSPARQRNALSHWLAPMTLLPDTDHWSGWDSLRDAADDARPIWRLAGGELHRAAGRVWWLSDHWLCSLPGTVDWADPAVALRLPGNGRVVLDGTPPAGPLSVRYRQGGEVMVLAGRGHRDLKRLLNEKAVPVFVRGRLPLLYQGEQLLAVANLTGLDAQADGSWQLIWTPGSQDLGLS; encoded by the coding sequence ATGAACCACAGCACGGACCTGCCAACCCGGCTCCTCACACAGCTATCCCCCTGGCGCAACGCCGCCAACTGGCGCATCGCCTTCTCCGGCGGCCTCGACTCCACCGTCCTGCTGCACCTGCTCGTAACCCTTTCTCAACGCCAACCCTTGCCCCCGCTGAGCGCTCTCCATGTGCATCACGGCCTCCAGGCGGTGGCCGAGGCGTGGCCGGACCATTGCCGTTCGGTCTGTGCGGCCCTGGGCGTGCCGCTGGATGTGGTGGCTGTGCAAGTGCGTCCAGGCCCCAGTGTCGAGCGCGCCGCGCGGGAAGCGCGTTACGCGGCCTTTGTCGCGGCGATCCACCGCAATGAAGTGCTGCTGACCGCCCAGCATCGCGATGACCAGGCCGAAACCCTGCTGTTTCGCCTGCTCAGGGGAGCGGGGGTGAAGGGCCTGGCGGCGATGCCGGCGCAGCGTCCTTTGGGTCAAGGGCATTTGCTGCGGCCCTTGCTCGATGTGCCCCGGGCGGAGCTGGAAGCCTATGCGAGGCAGCATGGCTTGAGCTGGATCGAAGACCCATCCAACGACGACCATCGGTACGCGCGCAATTACCTGCGCCAGCGAGTTTTTCCAGTGTTGGCCAAGCAATGGCCCCAAGCTTCGACGACCCTGGCTCGTAGCGCTGCGCACATGGGCGAAGCCCAGGGGTTGCTGGACGATCTGGCGCAAATCGACCTGGCCCAGGCCGCGACCCCGGGCGCGTTCGACTGGCTCGGGCTGCAATCCCTGGCGCTGGCGCCTTTGCGGGCGTTGTCGCCGGCCCGTCAGCGCAACGCCTTGAGCCACTGGCTGGCACCGATGACCCTGCTGCCCGACACCGATCACTGGTCGGGCTGGGACTCGTTGCGCGATGCTGCCGACGATGCCCGGCCGATCTGGCGCCTGGCCGGTGGCGAGCTGCATCGCGCCGCCGGGCGGGTCTGGTGGTTATCCGACCACTGGCTATGTTCGCTGCCAGGCACCGTCGACTGGGCCGATCCGGCGGTTGCGCTGCGCTTGCCGGGCAATGGTCGGGTAGTGCTCGACGGCACGCCGCCTGCGGGACCGCTTAGCGTGCGCTATCGTCAAGGCGGCGAGGTGATGGTGTTAGCGGGTCGTGGTCATCGTGACCTCAAGCGTTTGCTCAATGAAAAGGCCGTGCCGGTGTTCGTTCGCGGCCGATTGCCGCTGCTCTATCAGGGCGAGCAATTGCTGGCGGTGGCCAATCTGACCGGGCTCGATGCACAGGCTGATGGCAGTTGGCAATTGATCTGGACGCCAGGAAGCCAAGATCTGGGTTTGAGCTGA
- the rnhB gene encoding ribonuclease HII: MSNSKLQMGLDFNLVAEVEELVAGVDEVGRGPLCGAVVTAAVILDPKRPILGLNDSKKLTEARREKLYDEICEKALSWCIARAEVEEIDELNILHATMLAMQRAVQGLHITPKLAMIDGNRCPKLSMRAEAVIQGDAKVPAIAAASILAKVSRDREMAAFELIYPGYGIGGHKGYPTPVHLEALARLGPTPIHRRSFAPVRLAYEAREGVIEIERFA, translated from the coding sequence ATGAGCAACTCAAAGCTACAGATGGGCCTGGACTTCAACCTGGTCGCCGAAGTGGAAGAACTTGTGGCTGGTGTCGATGAAGTGGGGCGTGGCCCGTTGTGCGGCGCGGTGGTGACGGCGGCGGTGATTCTCGACCCGAAGCGGCCGATCCTGGGCCTCAACGATTCGAAGAAACTCACTGAAGCCCGTCGCGAAAAGCTCTATGACGAGATCTGCGAGAAAGCCCTGAGCTGGTGCATCGCCCGGGCCGAAGTGGAAGAAATCGATGAACTCAATATCCTGCACGCCACCATGCTTGCCATGCAGCGTGCCGTGCAGGGCCTGCACATCACGCCGAAACTGGCGATGATCGATGGTAATCGCTGCCCGAAACTGTCGATGCGCGCCGAAGCGGTGATCCAGGGCGACGCCAAGGTGCCGGCCATCGCGGCGGCCTCGATCCTGGCGAAGGTCAGTCGCGACCGGGAAATGGCCGCTTTCGAATTGATTTACCCGGGCTATGGCATCGGCGGTCACAAGGGTTACCCGACCCCCGTTCATCTGGAAGCCCTGGCGCGCCTTGGGCCGACGCCCATCCATCGGCGTTCGTTCGCCCCGGTGCGGCTGGCTTATGAAGCCCGTGAAGGGGTGATCGAAATCGAGAGATTCGCCTGA
- the kdsA gene encoding 3-deoxy-8-phosphooctulonate synthase — protein sequence MAQKIIRVGDIEVANDKPMVLFGGMNVLESRDMAMQVCEEYVKVTQKLGIPYVFKASFDKANRSSVTSYRGPGLEEGMRIFQDIKQAFGVPIITDVHEPVQAAVAAEVCDVIQLPAFLSRQTDLVVAMAKTGAVINIKKAQFLAPQEMKHILSKCEEAGNDQLILCERGSSFGYNNLVVDMLGFGIMKQFEYPVLFDVTHALQMPGGRSDSAGGRRAQVTDLAKAGMSQSLAGLFLEAHPDPDNAKCDGPCALRLNKLEPFLSQLKALDELVKSFPTIETA from the coding sequence ATGGCTCAGAAGATAATCCGCGTCGGCGACATCGAGGTTGCCAACGACAAGCCCATGGTGCTGTTTGGCGGCATGAACGTGCTGGAAAGCCGCGACATGGCGATGCAGGTCTGCGAAGAGTACGTGAAGGTCACCCAGAAACTGGGGATTCCTTATGTCTTCAAGGCCAGTTTCGACAAGGCCAACCGTTCGTCCGTGACGTCCTACCGTGGCCCAGGCCTGGAAGAAGGCATGCGGATCTTCCAGGACATCAAGCAAGCCTTTGGCGTGCCGATCATCACCGACGTCCACGAGCCGGTCCAGGCCGCCGTCGCCGCCGAGGTCTGCGACGTCATCCAGTTGCCGGCCTTCCTGTCGCGCCAGACCGACCTGGTGGTCGCGATGGCCAAGACCGGCGCGGTGATCAATATCAAGAAAGCCCAGTTCCTCGCGCCCCAGGAAATGAAACACATCCTGAGCAAGTGCGAAGAGGCCGGCAATGACCAGTTGATCCTCTGCGAGCGTGGTTCGAGCTTCGGCTACAACAACCTGGTGGTGGACATGCTCGGCTTCGGCATCATGAAGCAGTTTGAGTACCCGGTGCTCTTCGACGTGACGCATGCCTTGCAGATGCCTGGCGGTCGTTCCGACTCCGCTGGCGGTCGGCGCGCCCAGGTCACTGATCTGGCCAAGGCGGGCATGAGCCAGTCCCTGGCCGGTCTGTTCCTCGAAGCCCACCCCGATCCAGACAACGCCAAGTGCGATGGTCCTTGTGCCTTGCGTTTGAACAAGCTGGAACCCTTCCTGTCTCAGCTCAAGGCGTTGGACGAGTTGGTCAAGAGTTTTCCGACGATAGAAACCGCGTAA
- the lpxB gene encoding lipid-A-disaccharide synthase, giving the protein MANLRIALVAGEASGDILGAGLMRALKTQHPAVEFIGVGGPLMEAEGLTSYFPMERLSVMGLVEVLGRLRELLARRKKLIQTLIDEKPDVFIGIDAPDFTLNIELKLRQAGIKTVHYVSPSVWAWRQKRVLKIREGCDLMLTLLPFEARFYEEKGVPVRFVGHTLADTIPLQADRDAARQALGLPEGPLVALMPGSRGGEVSRLGGLFFDAAERLRALRPGVRFVLPCASAQRRAQLEALLVGRDLPVTLLDGRSHEALAACDAVLIASGTATLEALLYKRPMVVAYRLAPLTFWILKRMVKSPYVSLPNLLAQRLLVPELLQDEATAEALATTLSPLIDGGEEQTRGFDEIHRTLRRDASNQAADAVLTLIGAKP; this is encoded by the coding sequence ATGGCTAATTTGCGTATTGCACTGGTGGCGGGAGAGGCTTCCGGTGACATTCTGGGCGCCGGTCTGATGCGCGCGCTCAAGACGCAGCACCCCGCTGTCGAATTCATTGGTGTTGGTGGGCCGTTGATGGAGGCCGAGGGGCTGACGTCCTATTTCCCGATGGAACGCCTGTCGGTGATGGGCCTGGTGGAAGTACTCGGTCGCCTGCGTGAGCTGCTGGCCCGGCGCAAGAAGCTGATCCAGACCCTGATCGATGAAAAACCGGATGTGTTCATCGGCATCGATGCGCCGGATTTCACCCTCAATATCGAACTCAAGTTACGTCAGGCCGGTATCAAGACCGTGCATTACGTCAGTCCATCGGTCTGGGCTTGGCGGCAGAAGCGGGTGCTGAAGATTCGCGAAGGTTGCGACCTGATGCTGACGCTGCTGCCGTTCGAAGCCCGGTTCTATGAAGAGAAGGGCGTGCCGGTTCGATTTGTCGGGCACACCCTGGCCGATACCATTCCCCTGCAAGCCGACCGCGATGCGGCCCGCCAGGCGTTGGGCCTGCCCGAGGGCCCCCTGGTGGCCTTGATGCCCGGCAGCCGGGGCGGCGAAGTGAGTCGCCTGGGTGGGCTGTTTTTCGACGCCGCCGAGCGCCTTCGGGCGCTGCGTCCCGGTGTACGTTTTGTCCTGCCGTGTGCCAGTGCGCAGCGTCGCGCGCAGTTGGAGGCGTTGCTGGTTGGTCGCGATTTGCCGGTGACGCTGCTCGACGGTCGTTCCCACGAAGCGTTGGCGGCCTGCGATGCCGTGTTGATTGCCTCCGGCACTGCTACCCTTGAAGCGCTGCTGTATAAACGCCCGATGGTGGTCGCCTATCGCCTGGCGCCGCTGACGTTCTGGATTCTCAAGCGCATGGTCAAGAGCCCTTACGTGTCCTTGCCGAACCTGTTGGCCCAGCGCTTGTTGGTGCCGGAGCTATTGCAGGACGAGGCGACCGCCGAGGCGCTGGCCACCACGCTGTCGCCCTTGATCGACGGCGGCGAGGAGCAGACCCGAGGCTTTGACGAAATCCACCGTACCTTGCGTCGTGATGCTTCCAACCAGGCGGCTGACGCGGTACTGACCCTGATTGGCGCAAAACCATGA
- a CDS encoding acetyl-CoA carboxylase carboxyltransferase subunit alpha — protein sequence MNPNFLDFEQPIADLQAKIEELRLVGNDNSLNIGDEISRLQDKSRTLTEDIFGKLTSWQIARLARHPRRPYTLDYIEHIFTEFDELHGDRHFSDDAAIVGGVARLEDQPVMVIGHQKGREVREKVRRNFGMPRPEGYRKACRLMEMAERFKMPILTFIDTPGAYPGIDAEERNQSEAIAWNLRVMARLKTPIIATVIGEGGSGGALAIGVCDQLNMLQYSTYAVISPEGCASILWKTAEKAPDAAEAMGITAERLKGLGIVDKVISEPVGGAHRDPAAAAALIRAELSSQLSMLKKFDNEALLARRYERLMSYGL from the coding sequence ATGAACCCGAATTTTCTAGATTTCGAACAGCCGATCGCCGACCTGCAAGCCAAGATCGAAGAGTTGCGCTTGGTCGGTAATGACAATTCGCTGAATATCGGCGATGAAATCTCTCGTCTGCAGGACAAAAGCCGCACGCTGACCGAAGACATCTTCGGCAAGCTGACCAGCTGGCAGATCGCTCGCCTGGCGCGTCACCCGCGTCGTCCCTATACCCTGGACTACATCGAGCACATCTTCACCGAGTTCGATGAGCTGCATGGCGACCGTCACTTCTCCGACGACGCCGCGATCGTCGGCGGTGTCGCCCGTCTGGAAGACCAGCCAGTGATGGTGATCGGCCATCAGAAAGGCCGCGAAGTGCGCGAGAAAGTACGTCGCAACTTCGGCATGCCGCGTCCGGAAGGCTACCGCAAGGCCTGCCGCCTGATGGAAATGGCCGAGCGCTTCAAGATGCCGATCCTGACCTTCATCGACACGCCGGGTGCCTACCCGGGCATCGACGCCGAAGAGCGCAACCAGAGCGAAGCAATTGCCTGGAACCTGCGCGTCATGGCACGCCTGAAAACCCCGATCATCGCCACCGTGATTGGCGAAGGCGGTTCCGGCGGTGCGTTGGCCATCGGCGTCTGCGACCAGTTGAACATGCTGCAATATTCCACTTATGCGGTGATTTCGCCGGAAGGTTGCGCCTCGATCCTGTGGAAAACCGCCGAGAAGGCGCCGGATGCCGCCGAGGCCATGGGCATTACCGCCGAGCGTCTCAAAGGCCTGGGTATCGTCGATAAAGTGATCAGCGAGCCAGTCGGCGGCGCTCACCGCGATCCGGCTGCAGCGGCGGCACTGATCCGCGCCGAGCTGAGCTCGCAACTGTCGATGCTCAAGAAGTTCGACAACGAAGCGCTGCTGGCTCGTCGCTACGAGCGGTTGATGAGCTACGGCCTCTGA